A DNA window from Pleuronectes platessa chromosome 19, fPlePla1.1, whole genome shotgun sequence contains the following coding sequences:
- the exosc2 gene encoding exosome complex component RRP4 encodes MAADMRLPDIRKPVSLSTFDRKDLVVPGDVITSDTGFMRGHGTYVDEDKLTASVAGEVQRVDKLICVRPLKTRFNGEVGDVVVGRITEVQQKRWKVETNSRLDSVLLLSSVNLPGGELRRRSAEDELTMREYLQEGDLISAEVQSVFADGALSLHTRSLKYGKLGQGVVVQLSPSLIKRQKSHFHNLPCGASIILGNNGYVWLYPTPENQEEEAGGFYTSLEPVSLSDREVISRLRNCLLALAAHKVLLFDTSVLYCYESSLQHQVKDILKPEVMEEIVMLTQQKLLEHEA; translated from the exons ATGGCGGCAGACATGAGATTACCAGATATTCGAAAACCAGTGTCACTTTCCACTTTCGACCgaaaggatctggtggttcccGGCGATGTGATCACGTCAGACACTGGTTTCATGAG GGGTCATGGTACCTATGTTGATGAAGACAAGCTGACAGCTTCAGTCGCTGGAGAGGTGCAGAGAGTTGACAAGCTGATCTGCGTCAGACCTCTCAAGACCAG GTTCAACGGTGAGGTTGGAGATGTGGTGGTTGGGAGAATTACAGAG GTACAACAGAAACGCTGGAAGGTGGAGACCAACTCTCGGCTGGACTCTGTCCTCTTGTTGTCCTCTGTCAATCTGCCTGGGGGAGAGCTG AGGAGAAGATCAGCAGAAGATGAGCTCACCATGAGAGAATACCTTCAGGAGGGCGATCTCATCAGT GCGGAGGTGCAGTCTGTCTTCGCAGACGGAGCTTTATCACTTCACACCCGTAGTTTAAAGTACGGAAAA TTGGGTCAAGGGGTGGTGGTACAGCTTTCTCCTTCTCTGATCAAGAGGCAGAAGTCACATTTCCACAACCTGCCGTGTGGCGCATCCATTATTCTCGGGAATAACGGTTATGTGTGGTTGTATCCAACACCAGaaaaccaggaggaggaggctgggggCTTCTACACCAGTTTGGAG CCCGTGAGCCTGTCGGATCGAGAAGTGATTTCACGGTTGAGGAACTGCCTGTTAGCGTTGGCTGCACACAAGGTCCTTTTGTTTGACACCAGTGTTCTCTACTGCTATGAATCTTCACTTCAACACCAG GTCAAGGACATCTTGAAACCAGAAGTGATGGAGGAGATTGTAATGTTGACACAACAGAAGCTGTTGGAACACGAAGCTTAG